The Leptospirales bacterium genome includes a region encoding these proteins:
- a CDS encoding M48 family metallopeptidase, translating into MAFNASPQSIPQRRSSSSLEFSIERRRGRRRIAVCVSPGGQITVRAPLRTSLRELEEIVARRRDWIVLQQQRQRARFPGLAEKLFKSGEVYLLGGKELRLAVCIAAIRRCQTSSNGREILMQAPCTAQIVDRRRSLLNWYRAMATSDLSQVVARWSQRMGLQPAAVLIRDQRSRWGSCNARDELRLNWRIVQAPGLLQEYVVVHEVAHIRHKNHGPAFWQLVAAHIPDFRERQKALRQLTPYLSW; encoded by the coding sequence GTGGCCTTCAACGCCTCGCCCCAATCTATTCCGCAGCGCCGGAGCAGTAGCAGCCTCGAGTTTTCCATCGAACGACGGCGCGGTCGCCGCCGCATCGCAGTCTGCGTTTCGCCTGGCGGCCAGATCACCGTGCGTGCACCGCTGCGCACTTCGCTTAGAGAATTGGAGGAAATAGTAGCCAGACGCCGTGACTGGATTGTGCTTCAGCAACAACGGCAGCGAGCGCGGTTTCCTGGCCTGGCTGAAAAGCTATTTAAGTCCGGCGAAGTCTATTTGCTCGGCGGCAAAGAATTGCGCCTGGCGGTCTGCATTGCAGCCATTCGCCGCTGCCAGACCAGCAGCAACGGAAGGGAGATCCTTATGCAGGCGCCGTGTACTGCTCAAATCGTGGATCGCCGGCGCTCGTTGCTGAATTGGTACCGCGCTATGGCCACGAGCGACCTTTCACAAGTCGTAGCCAGATGGTCGCAGCGAATGGGCCTTCAACCGGCCGCCGTTTTAATTCGAGACCAGCGTTCGCGGTGGGGAAGTTGCAACGCCAGGGACGAATTGCGATTGAACTGGCGCATCGTGCAGGCGCCCGGCCTGCTGCAGGAGTACGTTGTCGTCCATGAGGTGGCGCACATCCGCCACAAAAATCACGGACCTGCTTTCTGGCAATTGGTCGCAGCTCATATCCCTGATTTCCGCGAGCGTCAGAAAGCGCTCCGCCAGCTGACGCCTTACCTGAGCTGGTAG
- a CDS encoding GNAT family N-acetyltransferase, giving the protein MASTAASTAELSTALETDFEQLRQNLHEPEALAAWSGPHFSFPLRREAFARHLRLRFPGKPRRLCLVFRRQQDGRFSGYFEFGRIDYAQRNTTLARILIDHTLRRRGLGRMMVSAALQMGFETLRLHRIDLRVYEQNRPALRLYDSLGFRSEGLLRETLLVNGQWWSARSMSLLEQEWRGRARQ; this is encoded by the coding sequence ATGGCCAGTACAGCGGCGTCTACCGCAGAACTTTCGACGGCGCTGGAAACCGATTTCGAGCAACTGCGCCAGAACCTCCACGAGCCGGAGGCGCTTGCCGCGTGGTCCGGACCGCACTTCAGCTTTCCGCTACGGCGTGAAGCCTTCGCGCGCCATTTGCGATTGCGATTTCCCGGGAAGCCGCGGCGCCTCTGTCTTGTGTTTCGACGCCAGCAAGATGGACGCTTCAGCGGCTACTTTGAATTTGGTCGCATCGACTATGCCCAGCGCAACACAACGCTGGCACGAATCCTGATCGACCATACTCTTCGGCGCAGAGGTCTCGGTCGAATGATGGTCTCGGCCGCCCTGCAAATGGGTTTTGAGACCTTGCGTTTGCACCGTATTGATCTGCGAGTCTACGAGCAGAACCGACCGGCATTACGTCTGTACGACTCGCTTGGATTTCGAAGCGAAGGGCTGCTGCGCGAGACTCTGCTGGTAAATGGCCAATGGTGGAGCGCACGAAGCATGAGTCTGCTGGAACAAGAATGGCGCGGGCGGGCGCGGCAGTGA
- a CDS encoding HNH endonuclease, whose product MDGLLHQSVLVLNAGMAPIEICTVRKAILDIFREIAFAVVDSPHMLRSPSLSVAAPRVISRRHYHRLPRRKPPLNKWTIFQRDDHTCAYCRRRFAAADLTVDHITPRSRWQRLMSDPPPYLYHSWRNVVAACSRCNSIKGSRLLGELGWRLERAPQEPEWMPHLVISRRRAERMGWLEFCAFNVKLVDDSGDSGPAVTD is encoded by the coding sequence ATGGACGGTCTGTTGCATCAGTCCGTGCTGGTGCTCAATGCGGGCATGGCGCCCATTGAAATCTGCACGGTGCGCAAAGCAATCCTCGACATTTTTCGAGAGATCGCCTTTGCCGTTGTTGATTCCCCGCATATGCTGCGCAGTCCCTCGCTGAGCGTAGCCGCTCCACGCGTTATCTCCCGACGCCACTACCATCGGCTGCCGCGCCGCAAACCGCCGTTGAATAAGTGGACGATTTTCCAGCGCGACGACCATACCTGCGCCTACTGCCGTCGGCGATTTGCGGCTGCCGATCTGACCGTCGATCACATCACACCGCGAAGTCGTTGGCAGAGGCTCATGAGCGATCCGCCGCCCTATCTGTATCACTCCTGGCGCAACGTGGTTGCCGCATGTTCCCGGTGCAATTCCATCAAGGGCTCGCGCCTGCTGGGCGAACTGGGCTGGCGACTGGAGCGCGCTCCGCAAGAACCAGAGTGGATGCCGCATTTGGTCATTTCCAGGCGTCGCGCCGAACGCATGGGTTGGCTGGAATTTTGCGCTTTCAATGTCAAACTTGTTGATGATAGCGGCGATTCTGGGCCTGCCGTCACGGACTAG
- a CDS encoding 7-carboxy-7-deazaguanine synthase QueE, with product MSPKGRSDIAFCWPSFPFHLSWTQMSGSAFSAERMIQAEQPLAGGRPGVSDEHFLRLHERYLSLQGEGAHSGLPCYFIRLAGCDLRCHWCDTPQAWSQGAWISRHRILADLPEGVDLIQITGGEPLLQREALIELCSELLARRPTPRVLLETGGHLPLAGLPSALHIIMDIKLPSSGEARRDFRGNLTVLKPTDEIKFVVADETDFHAALLWIEKEELDHRFEVLISPVWGGPALADVASWILRSGRKLRMQTQLHKWIWGPEASGV from the coding sequence ATGTCGCCCAAAGGCCGCAGCGACATCGCATTCTGCTGGCCCTCTTTCCCCTTCCACTTATCCTGGACGCAGATGAGCGGCAGCGCCTTTTCCGCGGAGCGGATGATTCAGGCCGAACAGCCTCTGGCAGGCGGGCGGCCGGGCGTTTCCGACGAACATTTTCTTCGTTTGCATGAGCGATACCTTTCGCTCCAGGGCGAAGGCGCTCACAGCGGTCTGCCCTGCTACTTCATCCGCCTGGCAGGCTGCGATTTACGCTGTCATTGGTGCGATACGCCTCAAGCGTGGAGCCAGGGCGCCTGGATTTCTCGCCATCGGATACTGGCCGATCTTCCCGAAGGCGTTGATTTGATTCAGATCACCGGCGGCGAGCCGCTGCTGCAGCGAGAGGCGTTGATCGAACTCTGCAGTGAGCTGCTTGCACGCCGGCCAACTCCGCGCGTTCTGCTGGAAACCGGGGGACATCTCCCGCTCGCCGGACTGCCCTCGGCGTTGCATATCATCATGGACATCAAGCTTCCATCTTCAGGAGAAGCGCGTCGCGACTTCCGGGGCAACCTGACGGTCTTGAAACCGACCGATGAAATCAAATTTGTTGTAGCGGACGAAACAGATTTTCATGCGGCGCTGCTGTGGATTGAAAAGGAAGAGCTGGATCATCGTTTCGAGGTTCTGATATCCCCGGTATGGGGCGGTCCAGCGTTGGCCGATGTCGCTTCCTGGATTCTAAGGAGCGGTCGCAAGCTTCGAATGCAGACGCAGCTACACAAATGGATCTGGGGACCGGAGGCGTCCGGTGTCTGA
- the queC gene encoding 7-cyano-7-deazaguanine synthase QueC, with protein sequence MTAPGAIVLLSGGLDSVTVLAIAQSEGYAPLALSFDYGQRHVVELRCAAWQAESIGAEMLTLKIDERLFRGTALVDRNIAVPLDRAIDDQIPVTYVPARNTLFLAHALALAESRGIGHIFLGINALDYSGYPDCRPEFLEAFATLARLATRDGVEGRAIKLHAPLIKLNKAQIIQCGLRLGVRYEYSSSCYQPGLDGRPCGRCDSCQLRRRGFAEAGVDDPLSAVPPSQT encoded by the coding sequence ATGACGGCTCCCGGCGCAATTGTGCTGCTCAGCGGCGGTCTGGACTCGGTCACAGTTCTGGCAATTGCGCAAAGCGAAGGCTACGCCCCACTCGCGTTGAGCTTTGATTACGGGCAGCGTCACGTTGTCGAATTGCGTTGCGCCGCGTGGCAAGCGGAGAGCATCGGCGCAGAAATGCTAACGCTGAAGATTGACGAACGTCTGTTTCGCGGAACAGCGCTGGTCGATCGAAATATTGCGGTGCCGCTCGATCGCGCGATAGACGATCAGATTCCAGTAACCTATGTGCCGGCCAGAAATACGCTGTTTCTAGCGCACGCTCTCGCGCTGGCAGAGTCGCGAGGGATCGGACATATTTTTCTGGGCATCAATGCGCTCGACTACTCCGGCTATCCGGATTGTCGTCCCGAGTTCCTGGAGGCCTTTGCGACGCTTGCCCGTCTGGCTACCAGGGATGGCGTAGAGGGACGGGCCATCAAACTGCACGCGCCCTTGATTAAACTGAACAAAGCGCAGATTATACAATGCGGACTGCGGCTCGGAGTTCGCTATGAGTACAGTTCCAGCTGTTACCAGCCGGGGCTTGATGGCAGACCGTGCGGGCGGTGCGACAGTTGCCAGTTGCGGCGCCGCGGTTTCGCTGAAGCTGGAGTGGACGATCCGCTGTCGGCCGTACCGCCTTCTCAAACTTAG
- the queD gene encoding 6-carboxytetrahydropterin synthase QueD, which yields MSDKTETPVVEIVKEFRFEAAHLLPGAPAGHKCARLHGHSFRFEVRLRGPIDPQVGWLIDFGEIGKAVRPIVDDELDHRYLNEISGLGNPTSECLAVWLWRKLHKALPQMIEIVVHETCTSRAVYRG from the coding sequence GTGTCTGATAAAACGGAAACGCCGGTAGTTGAAATTGTTAAGGAATTTCGATTTGAAGCGGCTCATTTGCTTCCGGGCGCGCCTGCGGGTCACAAATGCGCGCGGCTGCATGGACACTCCTTTCGTTTCGAAGTCCGACTGCGCGGACCGATTGACCCCCAGGTGGGCTGGCTGATTGACTTTGGCGAGATTGGCAAGGCGGTGCGACCCATCGTCGACGATGAATTGGACCATCGCTATCTAAACGAAATATCCGGTTTGGGCAACCCGACCAGCGAATGCCTGGCTGTCTGGCTATGGCGCAAACTGCACAAGGCCCTGCCCCAGATGATTGAGATTGTAGTTCATGAAACCTGCACATCTCGCGCCGTGTATCGTGGATGA
- the kdsB gene encoding 3-deoxy-manno-octulosonate cytidylyltransferase: MPRVLGAIPARYASERFPGKPLAMIGKKPMLQWVYEAAVRCTELEKVVVATDDERIRGVVADFGGEVLMTSDRHKSGTDRLAEVAEYYKDFDVLVNIQGDEPGIDPALIAGVTALKVRHPEWEMTTAARPFKREEDPLEPNRVKVALSKSGRALYFSRSLIPFPRNRAEQEVYLHLGIYAYQRDFLLRFRTLPASGLEQTESLEQLRALENDYQIGVYLAEDSLPAVDTPQDLAEIKSLFARRGLIDGG; this comes from the coding sequence ATGCCTCGTGTTCTTGGCGCGATTCCAGCCCGATACGCTTCGGAGCGATTTCCCGGCAAACCGCTGGCAATGATTGGCAAGAAGCCAATGTTGCAATGGGTGTATGAGGCTGCCGTCCGCTGCACCGAATTGGAAAAAGTTGTAGTTGCAACCGACGATGAGCGCATCCGCGGGGTGGTAGCCGACTTTGGCGGAGAGGTGCTGATGACCTCTGACCGTCACAAAAGCGGGACCGATCGACTGGCCGAGGTGGCCGAATACTACAAGGACTTCGATGTCCTTGTCAACATTCAGGGCGACGAACCCGGCATTGATCCGGCGTTGATCGCTGGTGTGACGGCCCTGAAGGTTCGACATCCCGAATGGGAAATGACAACCGCCGCACGACCATTCAAGCGCGAAGAAGATCCGCTCGAACCGAATCGCGTCAAGGTTGCACTCTCCAAGAGCGGGCGCGCCCTGTATTTTTCCCGTAGTCTAATTCCTTTCCCGCGCAATCGCGCCGAACAGGAGGTCTACCTGCACCTGGGCATCTACGCTTATCAGAGAGATTTCCTGTTGCGCTTTAGAACCCTGCCAGCTTCCGGACTGGAGCAGACCGAATCGCTCGAACAGTTACGCGCCTTGGAGAACGACTACCAGATTGGAGTATACCTGGCGGAAGATTCCCTCCCGGCAGTGGACACGCCTCAGGATCTGGCAGAGATCAAGTCGCTCTTCGCCCGCCGCGGTCTGATCGACGGAGGCTAA
- the gyrA gene encoding DNA gyrase subunit A, with protein MAKKKAIKKADSAPRGAKAGPSRSGNEAHLTQIVRTDIQGALARGQRVVPVDIENQMKEAYLDYAMSVIVGRALPDVRDGLKPVHRRILFAMHEKAWRQDRAFVKCAKIVGEVIGNFHPHGDGAVYDTLVRMAQDWTMRAPLIDGQGNFGSIDGDPPAAYRYTEARLTKMAEELLRDIDKETVNYNPNFDATRKEPVVLPAAFPNLLVNGASGIAVGMATNIPPHNLQEVIAATKALIENPKLSAEQLLKYIPAPDFPTGGIIIGGEGLKAAYTTGRGQFRIRARVEIEQTSRGRDLIVITEIPYQVNKKTLLEKIGELIQNKAVEGIADIRDLSDRHGIRVEIELKKEASAQIILNQLYKQTQLQVSYGVILLALVGGQPRVLNVKDILTEYIAHRREVVIRRTTYELAQAEKRAHILEGLKIALDFIDEVIKIIRGSKTVDEAREKLIKRFKLTEIQANAILDMRLQKLTSLESQKIIEELNQLKEQIKDYKSILKSEERQYKIVSDELGEVGKQYPGKRATEIDHSSVDTTNFEVTDLIADEDCVITISEDGFVKRMAVDSFRRQRRGGRGVKGGSGAKREDYVKRMLVASTHDTLLLFSNKGKVFALKVHELPDSTREARGKSLKALINLAQDEKISALAATREFGQDRAIVMITRQGILKKCDLEIFQNTRKGGIIALNLRKEDELIDVRLVGPRDDIIVASRLGNALRTNLAKMRSQGRNAAGIIGMRLEKEDYVIGMDMVRPKTQLLVISERGFGKRVPFNNFPAKGRGGKGMTYIKITEKNGPAVRICSVLDDDDIVIMTTSGMTLRMVASEVSSIGRATVGVKLVNLADSDAVRDVAIMSDE; from the coding sequence ATGGCCAAGAAAAAGGCGATCAAGAAAGCAGACTCCGCACCGCGCGGCGCCAAAGCGGGACCCAGTCGTTCCGGCAATGAAGCCCATCTAACGCAGATCGTGCGCACGGACATCCAGGGCGCCCTGGCCCGCGGCCAACGTGTGGTCCCTGTGGATATCGAAAATCAGATGAAGGAGGCCTACCTCGACTACGCCATGAGCGTGATCGTGGGACGCGCACTGCCCGATGTGCGCGATGGGCTGAAGCCGGTGCATCGACGCATCCTTTTTGCCATGCACGAGAAGGCGTGGCGCCAGGATCGCGCCTTTGTCAAGTGCGCCAAGATCGTAGGCGAGGTAATTGGCAACTTCCATCCGCACGGCGATGGCGCAGTCTATGACACGCTGGTCCGTATGGCTCAGGACTGGACGATGCGCGCCCCGCTGATCGATGGCCAGGGCAATTTTGGTTCCATCGACGGCGACCCGCCGGCCGCCTATCGTTACACAGAAGCTCGCCTTACAAAGATGGCCGAAGAATTGCTTCGCGACATCGACAAGGAGACAGTCAACTATAACCCCAATTTTGACGCCACACGCAAGGAGCCCGTTGTACTTCCGGCGGCCTTCCCCAATCTGCTGGTCAATGGCGCCAGCGGCATTGCCGTGGGTATGGCGACCAATATTCCGCCGCACAATCTGCAAGAGGTCATAGCGGCCACCAAAGCCCTGATTGAGAACCCGAAGCTAAGCGCGGAACAACTGTTGAAGTACATTCCCGCCCCCGACTTTCCTACCGGCGGCATCATCATCGGCGGCGAAGGATTGAAGGCGGCTTACACCACCGGTCGCGGCCAATTCCGCATCCGCGCTCGAGTCGAAATCGAGCAAACCTCTCGCGGTCGCGATCTCATCGTCATTACCGAAATTCCTTACCAGGTTAACAAGAAGACGCTGCTCGAGAAAATTGGCGAGCTAATTCAAAACAAGGCCGTCGAGGGAATCGCCGACATTCGCGATCTTTCTGATCGCCATGGGATTCGCGTTGAGATCGAGCTGAAGAAGGAGGCAAGCGCCCAGATTATTCTCAATCAGCTGTACAAGCAAACGCAGCTGCAGGTCAGTTACGGCGTCATTCTTCTGGCTCTGGTCGGCGGACAGCCGCGCGTCCTGAATGTTAAGGATATCCTTACCGAATATATTGCCCACCGACGCGAAGTCGTCATACGTCGAACGACGTATGAATTGGCGCAAGCTGAAAAGCGGGCCCACATACTGGAGGGCCTCAAGATCGCCCTTGATTTCATTGATGAAGTCATCAAAATCATTCGCGGCTCGAAGACCGTAGACGAAGCCCGTGAAAAACTGATCAAGCGATTCAAGCTCACCGAGATTCAGGCTAACGCCATTCTCGATATGCGGCTCCAGAAACTGACCAGTCTCGAATCGCAGAAGATCATTGAAGAGTTGAATCAGCTCAAGGAACAGATCAAGGACTACAAATCCATCCTTAAGAGCGAGGAGCGCCAGTACAAGATCGTCTCCGATGAATTGGGCGAAGTTGGAAAACAGTATCCTGGAAAGCGCGCAACGGAAATCGACCATAGCTCCGTCGATACCACTAATTTCGAAGTCACCGATCTTATTGCTGATGAAGACTGTGTGATTACGATAAGCGAAGACGGCTTCGTGAAACGCATGGCCGTCGACAGCTTCCGTCGTCAGCGGCGAGGCGGTCGCGGCGTCAAGGGCGGCAGCGGCGCCAAACGAGAGGACTATGTAAAGCGCATGCTGGTGGCCTCTACGCACGATACTCTGCTCCTCTTTTCGAACAAGGGCAAGGTATTTGCCTTAAAGGTTCACGAACTTCCCGATTCCACGCGCGAGGCGCGAGGAAAATCACTGAAGGCTTTGATCAATCTGGCGCAAGATGAAAAGATCAGCGCGCTGGCGGCCACCCGCGAATTTGGCCAGGATCGCGCGATTGTCATGATTACGCGCCAGGGCATTCTGAAGAAGTGTGATCTGGAGATTTTCCAGAACACCCGCAAAGGCGGAATCATTGCGCTCAATCTTCGCAAAGAGGATGAACTGATCGATGTTCGCCTGGTGGGTCCGCGCGACGATATCATTGTCGCCTCGCGCCTCGGAAATGCATTGCGAACCAACCTGGCTAAAATGCGCAGCCAGGGGCGCAACGCCGCCGGAATCATTGGGATGCGCCTGGAGAAAGAGGATTACGTCATTGGCATGGACATGGTTCGACCCAAGACGCAATTGCTGGTGATCAGCGAGCGCGGTTTCGGCAAGCGAGTGCCCTTCAACAATTTCCCGGCCAAGGGTCGCGGCGGCAAAGGGATGACCTATATCAAGATTACCGAAAAGAACGGTCCGGCGGTGCGCATATGCAGCGTGCTGGACGATGACGATATTGTCATCATGACCACCAGCGGGATGACGCTTAGAATGGTGGCCAGCGAGGTATCTTCCATCGGGCGCGCTACCGTAGGCGTGAAGCTGGTGAATCTGGCTGACTCTGATGCAGTGCGCGATGTTGCAATCATGAGCGACGAATAA
- a CDS encoding long-chain-fatty-acid--CoA ligase: protein MSSQSQGAGPALRIESEFETVNELLESRARQYPTKTYLIFQDRSYSYSEFRGRIQQEAGVFVASGVKPGDRVAILIPNSDDCLFAYFGAMHAGAIAVTINTLLKSEELEFILNDCGAPLLVTTPHYRKLLEPVWDRIQSIEKTLLVGPEAAEANYPDATALSPLLASAKAPQLKIDKSTLAVMIYTSGTTGHPKGVTLDHANLLYNSLVAHQLISLEQSDVSLCIMPLFHVNAQIASVMSSLQAGATLVLEEMFKPRSFIDTLRKYRCSTFSGVPTIYNYLNEMTETEGEKLDFLKACICGAAPMPVEVFQKFEQKFSARILEGYGLSEGTCVSSLNPLHGERKIGSIGVAIPGQEMAIWDDGNKPLPDGQIGEIVIRGPNVMRGYWNNPEATEQALTNGWLHTGDLGYRDEEGYYFISGRKKEMIIRGGENIYPKEIEEVLYQHEAVLDAAVVGVPDKKYGEEVAAFVILRPGAAASDKDLRKYLRMKVAEFKRPRILEIVHDLPRTATGKIQKHKIIEEYAGNQQLINRVPGHVHVPYRWVYGKAMARFYEGMAYEGRFYGTRCPKCKRVQCPPRSFCSLCFVEAMDWVELPNSGQLTSFTTVYMEFPGQPLKPPYTFAHIRLDGSNNDIYHIVGEIAEKDLRVGLQVEAVWRPPAERRGNLHDIVHFRPRHGG from the coding sequence ATGAGCTCGCAATCTCAAGGAGCCGGCCCCGCTCTGCGCATTGAGTCCGAGTTTGAGACCGTCAATGAACTTCTGGAATCCCGCGCCAGGCAGTATCCGACAAAGACCTATCTGATCTTTCAGGATCGCAGCTACAGCTACAGCGAGTTTCGAGGGCGAATACAGCAGGAGGCCGGGGTCTTTGTCGCAAGTGGAGTCAAACCCGGCGACCGCGTTGCGATTCTGATTCCAAACTCAGACGATTGTCTCTTTGCCTACTTCGGCGCGATGCATGCCGGCGCCATCGCCGTAACCATCAACACGCTTTTGAAGTCAGAAGAACTGGAATTCATTTTAAACGACTGCGGCGCTCCTTTGCTGGTAACGACGCCACACTATCGGAAACTGCTGGAGCCAGTCTGGGATCGCATCCAATCCATTGAAAAGACGCTGCTGGTGGGACCCGAAGCAGCGGAGGCGAACTACCCGGACGCGACGGCGCTCAGCCCCCTATTGGCCAGCGCGAAAGCGCCGCAACTCAAGATCGATAAAAGTACGCTGGCGGTGATGATCTATACCTCCGGCACCACCGGACATCCCAAGGGCGTTACCCTCGACCATGCTAACCTCCTCTACAACAGTCTGGTCGCACACCAACTGATCAGCCTCGAACAGAGCGATGTCAGCCTTTGCATCATGCCGCTCTTCCACGTGAATGCACAAATCGCATCAGTCATGTCCAGTCTTCAAGCCGGGGCGACCCTGGTGCTGGAAGAGATGTTCAAGCCGCGCAGCTTCATTGATACATTGCGCAAGTACCGCTGTTCGACCTTCAGCGGGGTTCCGACGATTTACAACTACCTCAATGAAATGACCGAAACCGAAGGCGAGAAACTGGATTTTCTCAAGGCCTGCATTTGTGGCGCCGCGCCGATGCCGGTTGAAGTTTTTCAAAAATTTGAACAAAAGTTTAGCGCGCGCATCCTTGAGGGCTACGGTCTTTCGGAAGGAACCTGCGTTTCTTCACTGAATCCGCTGCACGGAGAGCGCAAGATAGGATCCATTGGCGTCGCCATCCCCGGACAGGAAATGGCCATCTGGGATGATGGCAACAAACCGCTTCCCGATGGACAAATTGGCGAGATCGTAATCCGCGGGCCCAACGTCATGCGCGGCTACTGGAATAATCCAGAGGCGACCGAGCAAGCGTTGACCAATGGCTGGCTGCATACGGGCGATCTGGGCTATCGGGACGAAGAAGGTTACTACTTTATTTCCGGACGCAAGAAGGAGATGATCATTCGCGGCGGGGAAAACATCTATCCCAAAGAGATCGAAGAGGTCCTCTATCAGCATGAGGCCGTTCTCGATGCCGCGGTGGTGGGCGTTCCAGACAAGAAATACGGCGAAGAAGTGGCCGCCTTTGTCATCTTGCGTCCGGGCGCCGCTGCCAGCGACAAAGACCTGCGCAAATACCTTCGCATGAAGGTTGCTGAATTTAAGCGCCCGCGCATTCTGGAGATCGTTCACGACCTGCCGCGCACCGCTACGGGCAAGATTCAGAAGCACAAGATTATCGAGGAGTACGCCGGCAATCAGCAGTTGATCAATCGCGTGCCCGGTCATGTCCATGTGCCCTATCGCTGGGTCTATGGCAAGGCAATGGCTCGCTTCTATGAGGGAATGGCTTATGAGGGGCGCTTTTACGGCACGCGCTGTCCAAAATGCAAGCGCGTGCAATGCCCCCCGCGATCCTTTTGCAGTCTCTGCTTCGTCGAAGCAATGGATTGGGTGGAGCTTCCCAACTCCGGCCAGCTAACCAGCTTCACCACCGTCTACATGGAGTTTCCCGGGCAGCCCTTGAAGCCGCCCTATACCTTCGCGCACATTCGCCTGGACGGGTCCAACAACGATATCTATCATATTGTAGGAGAAATTGCCGAAAAAGATCTGCGCGTCGGTCTCCAGGTCGAAGCTGTCTGGCGTCCGCCGGCCGAGCGCCGCGGCAATCTCCACGATATTGTTCACTTTCGGCCGCGCCACGGCGGCTGA
- a CDS encoding 1-acyl-sn-glycerol-3-phosphate acyltransferase, with the protein MSARNLARFGHPGQSLFLSALWNAVVSIAYAPFYRVRVQAEAQIPASGPVLILFKHWSLADVPLGKLAITRNNGRHLWCVMKESLARGPFGRLILKVGGIPINRDRPERSRRDLMLARHVLSNGNMLCVFPEQTTVPGRMARGRAPGFRFITAETNQALPVVCIGIHYRPRRFRRTQVDIRIGEALLFQPGDDPEDFLHRAMHKIASLSELQYHFEKSAAPVAS; encoded by the coding sequence ATGAGCGCTCGCAATCTGGCTCGTTTCGGTCATCCCGGGCAATCGCTTTTCCTTTCGGCCCTGTGGAATGCGGTGGTGAGCATTGCGTATGCGCCTTTCTACCGCGTCCGTGTGCAGGCCGAAGCGCAGATCCCTGCAAGCGGTCCAGTACTGATTCTCTTCAAGCATTGGTCGTTAGCGGATGTCCCATTGGGCAAGTTGGCCATCACGCGCAACAATGGGCGTCATTTGTGGTGTGTAATGAAAGAATCGCTGGCTCGCGGTCCTTTTGGAAGATTGATTTTGAAGGTAGGCGGTATTCCAATCAACCGTGACAGGCCGGAGCGCAGCCGCCGCGATTTGATGCTGGCGCGCCATGTCCTCAGCAATGGCAATATGCTCTGTGTTTTCCCGGAGCAAACGACTGTTCCCGGACGCATGGCTCGAGGTCGGGCGCCAGGCTTCCGCTTTATTACTGCAGAAACGAATCAGGCATTGCCGGTTGTCTGCATTGGCATTCACTACAGACCTCGTCGGTTTCGCCGAACACAGGTCGATATCCGCATTGGCGAAGCGCTGCTTTTTCAGCCCGGCGATGATCCCGAAGATTTTCTGCACCGAGCCATGCATAAAATTGCTTCGCTCTCTGAACTGCAGTATCACTTTGAAAAGTCCGCAGCGCCAGTTGCATCCTGA